A genomic segment from Maniola hyperantus chromosome 4, iAphHyp1.2, whole genome shotgun sequence encodes:
- the LOC117996983 gene encoding zinc finger protein 91-like: MALKLGKCRLCLKLGDFYSIFTVDNNMQLAEMVMECARVKIYDGDGLPDKICSECIQKLSSAHIFKQQCERSDQELRRNYVPPPGFSSTPPPNRQSSDSAFSSHTEVSKPSSSTESQVTPVNRNRKRSRDSVDEASSSSRSNYKPGSSKRVDELRMTQKKPRISQNSDSDYEDNSASLYSAETDSDEPLQHKCKQCSKSFRSVKSLSAHLKSHKRKSNTQNAQSATPEEPAKKQRTQETTPKETTPKEPPREMRDAKDDDDKLNCDKCGKQFKLNIMLKRHYDLCGKSPQKELLVSLEPLDIIIPAISQPAKIDCDMCTTKFKTIENLEKHMRIVHAAVLKRERVSISYENGLVSVPCVFCNKPFEDYYVHSAHLSTCPEKTDTVNFECPVCKKVIAKKASYVLHAKMHFFQLAPKDPPPEIPSTTSSSREGKEHQCRMCTKKLPSQEALINHLAAHMNKVEEQDEDDTLAADDIDNESRASTVEDSASIHSDYTSHITSGPLTCRYCDKSFKYKKALKSHELKHTTGEIKTEQPEKKHNNYLNRTNNSYQSESDMESSQDEGEEDNTCDICEKQFSYKRLLIKHKRTKHCMTAGTKRAKINLKDCSVRCLICDIEMKVSAINEHNQTHITANIRPRNLYTCKECGEQFKSCSGLANHIKLVHRLHQPPTSKKIVVPSADVADFCEVVVTKAEPLDELQSHNGFGEVSVDASGFTCPVCSKTLPTLISLKRHVNWHKNVGNNIEKKLECFVCKEIFRFQCHYKIHMRQHYQDPNIDPKLLTCDICGRRSKHLRAAQAHMNFHKQTRFKNKDYQCAICKRVFQYRKVYLSHMAIHFKRGESAATAVVGSVVPLTRDDKRYDGTHTCHLCGKVCDSENSLKCHVSWHNSKTLLYGARHECEYCNVMFTNKRRLELHTRTHFEDENGPYKCHICGKGFIVEDYYKRHVKGHNFDHQSHKKRIEKLRKDKVKCPICERYYPDLIHLIRHLRRTHPESKMIKEDPDAPPPIYYSCKLCAKVFLDERRLQHHEEAHLRKPEFFKCKFCGKKTISLKNHRVHIKGHLTQKYIDKPLKCPSENCEETFRRGYDLHYHLRDAHGITETWIAERGPQTLDGPLKELQCSICYKVLASKGNYERHVDYHNSLRCNYCFDFFNSFRFLEGHLTFSCEKKKLIGDTEIYPKKVKCSICYKAFHLQVKLDCHMRTQHDIRTFKEASEGKKEIVCDYCFKVFENEYALSTHKIYHRTVGFYGCIYCSKKFNTMSAYRKHKNHHFAQLNVDNPTKCEHCDETFVAFREMIYHMRDEHGDDKEWIILPKESIEEKCNICHKIFFNLHKHLTYHEENRCKKCGEYFFSQLDYDNHLCAIDSDEEVTEVNTNGVRTVYEECTFCFKPITKKSSKKKHDIIHKGSGSISCRFCPLKFKTIDAFNIHAFSHRSRKYKKKPIKCRKCKEKFIKYGPFMRHMKEAHKSSKKLHYRATVMPEECAVCHDNFPNLHNHYRAHLQNQCQQCFKYFTSFKLFSMHECDKEDSNPSKVFTSDLNLIELINNYVPKDEKDDEKYYGYEEEDDDEEEQVAVEAVKEPATLKPQKQYKAPKQNKPLNVNNKLNQIHVRDLTSQDEDSQNSIDIDEQNLHEMAHAPIISDVLSLFKQKDDKNYDSDVVILTDEDSVGFDNNIMTVITIED; this comes from the exons GTTTTAGTTCAACTCCGCCGCCGAACAGACAAAGCAGTGACTCAGCGTTCTCATCGCATACTGAAGTTTCCAAGCCGTCTTCATCCACTGAGAGTCAAGTTACACCCGTCAATCGAAATAGAAAGAGAAGTAGAGACAGTGTCGATGAGGCGTCTTCAAGCAGTCGCTCGAATTATAAACCGGGTAGTTCCAAAAGAGTTGATGAACTGCGCATGACTCAGAAGAAACCGAGAATTTCACAGAATTCGGATTCAGACTATGAAGACAACAGCGCATCGTTATACTCCGCAGAAACCGATTCGGACGAACCGTTACAACATAAGTGTAAGCAGTGTTCCAAGTCATTCAGGTCTGTTAAAAGTTTGAGTGCACACTTGAAATCACATAAAAGAAAATCCAACACCCAAAACGCTCAGAGCGCTACTCCCGAAGAGCCAGCCAAAAAACAGAGGACGCAGGAAACGACACCTAAAGAAACCACACCCAAGGAACCTCCCAGGGAAATGAGAGATGCAAAGGACGACGATGATAAACTGAACTGTGACAAGTGCGGGAAGCAGTTCAAATTGAACATAATGCTGAAGAGGCATTACGATCTTTGTGGCAAATCTCCACAAAAAGAGCTCCTAGTCTCTTTAGAGCCTTTAGATATTATCATACCAGCTATAAGTCAACCCGCGAAGATAGATTGTGACATGTGCACAACCAAGTTTAAAACTATAGAAAATCTAGAGAAGCACATGAGAATCGTGCACGCGGCTGTGTTGAAAAGGGAGAGAGTTTCAATTTCATACGAGAATGGTTTAGTAAGCGTGCCATGCGTGTTTTGCAACAAACCGTTTGAGGATTACTACGTCCACAGCGCTCACCTGTCGACCTGTCCTGAAAAGACTGATACAGTGAACTTTGAGTGTCCCGTCTGCAAGAAAGTTATAGCTAAGAAAGCGTCGTATGTCCTCCACGCGAAGATGCATTTTTTTCAATTAGCTCCAAAAGATCCTCCTCCTGAGATACCCAGCACTACTAGCAGTAGTCGGGAAGGGAAGGAGCATCAGTGTCGGATGTGCACTAAGAAGCTGCCGTCCCAGGAGGCCCTGATCAATCACCTCGCTGCACATATGAATAAAGTAGAAGAACAGGACGAAGACGACACGCTTGCCGCCGATGACATTGATAACGAATCGAG AGCAAGTACCGTCGAAGATTCAGCATCCATACATTCGGACTACACCTCGCACATAACCAGCGGCCCCCTGACATGTAGGTACTGTGACAAGAGCTTCAAATACAAGAAGGCTTTGAAGTCCCATGAACTTAAACACACCACTGGAGAAATAAAGACGGAGCAACCGGAGAAGAAGCACAATAATTATTTGAATCGGACAAATAATTCGTATCAGTCGGAGTCAGATATGGAGTCTAGTCAAGATGAAGGCGAGGAGGACAATACTTGTGATATATGCGAGAAACAGTTTTCGTACAAGAGGCTGCTGATAAAACACAAGCGGACTAAACATTGTATGACAGCGGGGACGAAGAGAGCGAAAATTAATTTAAAG GACTGCTCAGTGCGCTGCCTGATCTGCGACATAGAGATGAAAGTGAGCGCGATCAACGAGCACAACCAAACGCACATAACAGCCAACATAAGGCCCAGAAACCTGTACACTTGCAAGGAGTGCGGCGAGCAGTTTAAGAGTTGCAGTGGGCTCGCGAACCACATCAAGCTAGTGCACCGGCTCCACCAGCCGCCCACTAGCAAGAAGATCGTCGTGCCGTCAGCTGATGTGGCGGATTTTTGTGAAGTCGTTGTGACAAAG GCGGAACCCCTGGACGAGCTCCAGAGTCACAACGGCTTTGGAGAGGTTTCCGTCGACGCGAGCGGCTTCACGTGCCCCGTGTGCAGCAAGACACTGCCTACCCTCATCTCGCTCAAGCGCCACGTCAACTGGCACAAGAACGTTGGCAATAACATTGAGAAGAAGCTGGAGTGCTTCGTTTGCAAAGAG ATCTTCCGCTTCCAATGCCACTACAAGATCCACATGCGGCAACACTACCAAGATCCCAACATTGATCCCAAACTGCTAACGTGCGATATATGCGGCCGCAGGAGCAAGCACCTCCGCGCTGCGCAGGCGCATATGAACTTTCACAAGCAGACGCGCTTCAAGAACAAGGACTACCAGTGTGCGATTTGTAAACGAGTATTCCAATATAGAAAAGTGTATCTTTCTCATATGGCAATTCATTTCAAGCGCGGCGAAAGCGCTGCAACTGCTGTCGTTGGCAGCGTCGTCCCGCTCACACGAGACGACAAGAGATACGACGGTACGCACACTTGCCACCTGTGCGGCAAAGTATGCGACTCCGAGAACTCACTCAAGTGCCACGTCTCCTGGCACAATTCCAAAACGCTACTGTACGGCGCGCGTCACGAATGCGAATACTGCAACGTCATGTTCACCAATAAGAGGAGACTCGAGCTTCACACGCGTACGCACTTCGAGGACGAGAACGGCCCGTACAAGTGCCATATATGCGGGAAAGGATTCATCGTGGAAGACTACTACAAACGGCACGTGAAAGGCCATAACTTCGACCACCAGTCCCATAAAAAGCGCATCGAAAAGCTAAGGAAGGATAAAGTGAAATGCCCCATCTGCGAGCGGTACTACCCCGATCTGATCCATCTCATTCGACATCTCCGACGTACTCATCCAGAAAGCAAAATGATCAAAGAGGACCCTGATGCCCCGCCTCCCATCTATTACTCGTGTAAACTGTGCGCCAAGGTTTTCCTCGACGAGAGACGATTACAACACCACGAGGAGGCTCATTTGAGAAAACCTGAATTCTTCAAGTGCAAGTTCTGTGGCAAGAAAACTATCTCGCTCAAGAATCATAGAGTTCACATAAAGGGGCATTTGACCCAGAAGTATATTGACAAGCCCCTGAAGTGTCCTAGTGAGAACTGTGAAGAGACGTTCCGTCGCGGCTACGACTTACATTACCACTTGCGGGACGCGCACGGCATTACTGAGACGTGGATCGCCGAGCGCGGCCCTCAGACGCTCGACGGCCCGCTCAAAGAGCTGCAATGTTCCATATGCTACAAAGTGCTCGCCAGCAAAGGCAACTATGAAAGACACGTGGACTATCACAATTCTCTCCGATGCAATTACTGCTTCGACTTCTTCAACAGTTTCCGCTTCCTCGAAGGCCATTTGACTTTCAGCTGCGAGAAGAAAAAACTTATCGGCGACACCGAAATCTACCCTAAAAAAGTCAAGTGTAGCATTTGCTACAAAGCTTTCCACTTGCAAGTGAAGCTCGACTGCCACATGCGTACGCAGCACGACATCAGAACGTTCAAAGAAGCATCTGAAGGTAAGAAGGAGATAGTGTGCGATTACTGCTTCAAGGTGTTCGAGAATGAGTATGCGCTGAGCACGCACAAGATCTACCACCGCACTGTCGGCTTTTATGGCTGCATCTACTGCAGCAAGAAATTTAACACAATGTCAGCCTACCGCAAGCACAAAAACCACCACTTTGCGCAGCTCAATGTCGACAACCCTACCAAGTGTGAACACTGCGATGAGACATTCGTCGCCTTCCGAGAGATGATATACCACATGCGAGACGAACACGGCGATGATAAGGAGTGGATCATACTACCGAAGGAGTCCATTGAGGAGAAATGCAACATTTGCCACAAGATCTTCTTCAATCTACACAAACACTTAACTTACCATGAAGAAAACAGATGTAAAAAGTGCGGGGAGTACTTTTTCTCGCAATTGGACTACGATAACCATTTGTGCGCAATCGACAGCGACGAAGAAGTCACTGAAGTCAACACTAACGGTGTGCGAACCGTTTACGAAGAGTGCACCTTCTGTTTCAAACCTATCACCAAGAAGAGCTCAAAAAAGAAACACGATATAATCCATAAGGGATCAGGGTCTATATCGTGTCGGTTCTGCCCTCTCAAGTTTAAAACTATTGACGCGTTTAACATTCACGCATTCTCCCATCGAAGCAGGAAATACAAGAAGAAGCCAATCAAATGTCGTAAATGCAAAGAAAAGTTTATTAAATATGGACCATTTATGAGGCACATGAAGGAAGCCCACAAGTCTTCTAAAAAACTTCATTATAGAGCCACAGTGATGCCCGAAGAATGCGCCGTGTGTCATGATAACTTTCCCAATTTGCACAATCACTATCGCGCGCATTTACAGAACCAATGTCAGCAGTGCTTCAAGTATTTCACTTCCTTCAAACTGTTTTCTATGCACGAATGTGATAAAGAAGACTCTAATCCATCTAAAGTGTTCACAAGTGACCTTAACTTGATTGAGCTTATTAACAATTATGTTCCTAAAGATGAGAAGGATGACGAAAAGTACTATGGTTACGAGGAAGAAGATGACGACGAAGAAGAACAAGTGGCTGTTGAAGCGGTAAAAGAACCTGCCACTTTAAAACCTCAAAAACAATATAAAGCTCCAAAACAAAATAAACCTCTAAATGTAAACAACAAACTAAATCAAATTCACGTCCGCGATCTGACGTCACAGGATGAGGACAGCCAAAACTCTATAGACATTGACGAACAAAATTTGCACGAGATGGCACATGCGCCGATTATATCGGACGTTCTTTCCCTTTTTAAACAAAAAGATGACAAAAATTATGATAGTGACGTTGTAATTTTAACAGATGAAGATTCTGTAGGTTTTGATAACAACATTATGACTGTTATAACTATAGAAGATTAA
- the LOC117996994 gene encoding LOW QUALITY PROTEIN: small ubiquitin-related modifier 3-like (The sequence of the model RefSeq protein was modified relative to this genomic sequence to represent the inferred CDS: deleted 2 bases in 2 codons; substituted 1 base at 1 genomic stop codon), whose product MPDEKKGESEHINLKVLGXDNALPIVQIKIEKHKSLRKLMNAYCNRVGLSIQVVRFRRRGYVILWCLLVCVVQVEDGDTIEVYQQQTGGTPV is encoded by the exons ATGCCAGACGAAAAGAAGGGAGAAAGCGAACACATCAACTTGAAAGTGCTAGGATAGGACAACGCT TTGCCTATTGTGCAGATCAAAATCGAGAAACACAAATCATTAAGAAAATTGATGAATGCATACTGCAATAGGGTGGGT CTATCCATCCAAGTAGTGAGATTCAGACGACGTGGGTATGTCATTCTGTGGTGTCTTCTGGTATGTGTCGTCCAGGTGGAAGATGGAGATACAATAGAGGTGTACCAGCAGCAGACGGGAGGCACCCCAGTGTAA